A segment of the Strix uralensis isolate ZFMK-TIS-50842 chromosome 12, bStrUra1, whole genome shotgun sequence genome:
CGCAGGCAGGGTGGGTGCCAGCCCTCTGCTCCTGTGGGTCCCGGGAGGGGGGTAAAGGCTTGTCCCCACGTCCCCTGACGCTGGGAAAATCACAATTAATCTGTGGGGAGTAGCGTGCCTGGCTCCCTGGACGGCTGGTGTGGGCTCGCCCATGGGGTGGGACAAGTGGGGTGTGCTCCGTCcactcggggaggggggggacctCAGCGGCGGGGGGCTGAGCATTTCCGAACGGCCCTTCTGCTGCAGACAAGCTCTGGTACTGCCGCCTGTCACCCAACCACAAAGTGCTGCACTATGGGGACGTGGAGGAGGGGGTGCACTCTCCCCCCATCGAGAGCCTGCCAGAGAAAAGTAGGTGATGGAGAGAAagagggggtgggaaggagggaggggagccctctgcccaccccagctCTGACATGCTGGGTGTGCCTTAAGGTGGGAGTTGCCCCTCTGCCTGGCTGCCTGACCCAATGCCCACTGGTACCATGGGTCTGGGAGCTGTGGGAGTTcaggctggggcaggctggctCTCCAAAGGATGCTGCAGAGTGGCTTGAGCCCCCCCTCCCTGAGTTGCTGGTGGCTGTGAGCCCCCACACTTGGGCTCTGCGCACTGGAGacctgggggagaggagaggagagtgggTGCTCACGGATCCTCCGCTTGCCCCAGTTCCTGTGGTGGACATGAAGATGCTGCTCATGGGGAAGGAGTGTCCACACATGAAGGAGAAGAGCTCTGGGAAGCAGAACAAGGTCAGCACCTCCCACCCCGCCTTGCACAGGGGGCCCTGCAccctcccctctccagctgctgctgattTGTGGTGGTGGGTGGACGGTGGCAGGTTGGGTGGTTTCACAGACCGTGGCAGGTTTTTCACGTGGCTTGAGGTTGGAGACCTCTTGAGTCTTCTGGGGCGCagaggaggaggctgggaggcagctCCTGCTCTGAACCCCACTGGGGCTGGAGAGAATCCAGCTGAGAAGCTGGCTACCCGCTGTGCTGTCCCCGCAGGACGTCCTGGAGCTGGCCTTCTCCATCGTGTATGACGTGGAGGAATACTGCCTCAACTTCATTGCCCCCACCCGGTACGAGGTGAGGTCCAAGGGCCCCCTGGGGAGGCACACTGCGGCCAGACGTCCTTGCCAGGGGACAGCAGGCGGGGAAGGGAGTCATGTGTGCCCCCCAGCCCACCTTCCTGGGCTTCCCTGGGGTGGGACCCACGGACAGGGAAGAGGTGGGCTCTCCAgctgcccagggctggtgccagagATGCCCATGCTCTGCTTCCCTAGTTCTGCCTCTGGACGGATGGACTGAACGTGCTCCTGGGCAAGGAGATGACGAGCGAGCGAACACAGACAGACCTTGATGTCCTGCTGTCCATGGAGCTCAAGCTGCGGCTCCTGGACCTGGAGAACATCAGCATCCCTGACACCCCCCCTCCCGTCCCAAAGCCCCCCAGCAACTTAAACTTCTGCTACGACTTCAGCCACACAGAGCAGTGAGTTCCTCCCTGTGCCCCATTGCCCCCTCTACACCCCCCAAAATCAACCCCAGGCTCTGTCCTCCCATCTCCTGCCCAAAGGGGCGAGCTCAGGtgctggctgggggctggggtGTGTGCTGC
Coding sequences within it:
- the ELMO3 gene encoding engulfment and cell motility protein 3 isoform X5 codes for the protein MRATQEDFDKVLQVVREQITRTLSLKPTSLELFKTRVNALNYSEILKLRQTERLHQEETLAVPVLELRERLKPELLELIRQQRLLHLCKGTLFRKISSRRRQDKLWYCRLSPNHKVLHYGDVEEGVHSPPIESLPEKIPVVDMKMLLMGKECPHMKEKSSGKQNKDVLELAFSIVYDVEEYCLNFIAPTRYEFCLWTDGLNVLLGKEMTSERTQTDLDVLLSMELKLRLLDLENISIPDTPPPVPKPPSNLNFCYDFSHTEQ